TCGGGGACGCGGCCGGAGGATGTGGGCCAGCTCGTCAAGGGTTTTTCGATGGTGCAGAACATGACCAAGCAGATGGCGGGCATGAGCGCGATCGGGAAGATGCGGGCGCTGGGGGGACTGGGGCGGACGGATCTGGCGGCGATGGGGACCAGCGGCGGCCCCAAGCTCAAGACGCGTCTGCGGTCCAAGCGTAAGAAAAAGGACCGCAAGCGCAAGAGCCGCTAGAGCGGGTGGTTAGGTCCTGACGAGGTTTTCACGCGAAAATATTTTTAGCGCGTCCCGTAAGCGATTGGGCGGGTGTGTTATAGCGTGGATGGAGAGGGACATTTCGAGAGGCCCAGCCGGATGCAACGTGACCCGCGGACCGACAGCTTCATCCGCCACCTGACGGGCTTTCAAAGCCGGCTCTACGCGTACATCCTTTCGCTGACCGCCGACCCGAATGTCGCCGCCGACGTCCTGCAGGAGACGAACGTGGTGCTCTGGCACAAGTCTGAGGAGTTTACGGAAGGGACGAGCTTCGCGTCGTGGGCGCTGCATGTGGCGTACCTGCAGACGCTCGCCGCCCGGCAGAAGCGTTCGCGCGAGCGGCTCGTTTTCGATGACGCCATGCTCAAGGGCCTCGCCGACGACGCCGCGGCGGTCTATATCGACCTCGACGATCGGCAGAAGGCGCTGCACACGTGTCTCGAATCGCTATCCGAGCGGCAGCGTGACCTGCTCTCGCTGCATTACGAATCGAACCTGACCATCAGCGCGATCGCCGATCGTGTCCAGCTCAAGCCAAACGCCGTCACGCAGGCGATGCACCGCATCCGCGTGCGGCTCATGAACTGCATCAACAGCCGGCTCGCCGGGGGAGCGCACCCATGACGCTCCCCGAACCCCTCGCCGCCGAACTCGCGGAATTGATGCCCGCCCTGCTGGCCGGCTCGCTGACCGAGTCGCAGTCCGTTCGCCTGCGCGACGTCGTCCGTGATGACGCTGCGGCGCGTCGCTTCTACCTCGAATAT
This window of the Planctomycetota bacterium genome carries:
- a CDS encoding sigma-70 family RNA polymerase sigma factor produces the protein MQRDPRTDSFIRHLTGFQSRLYAYILSLTADPNVAADVLQETNVVLWHKSEEFTEGTSFASWALHVAYLQTLAARQKRSRERLVFDDAMLKGLADDAAAVYIDLDDRQKALHTCLESLSERQRDLLSLHYESNLTISAIADRVQLKPNAVTQAMHRIRVRLMNCINSRLAGGAHP